The stretch of DNA CCAACGGAGACGGGAAACCGACGGGCGATACATCTGGCAAAGGGGACAGTAAATCCAACGGAGACGGTAAACCAACTGGCGGTGCATCTGGCAAAGGCGATGGAAAATCTAACGGAGACGGGAAACCAAACGGCGATACATCCGCAAAAAGTGACGGCAAATCGAATGGGGATACCAAACCAACAGGTGGGGCATCCGGCAAAGGCGAATGTCTAGCGGATGAGGCCGTGTCAGATAAAGGTAGCTCTCAACAAAAGAGCAATGGGACAAAGCGATAAAGTGTACTAGGATAATAATAACGAGGACTTTTAAAGAAGGTAGAGAACGATGATTAGAGACCTTAAGAAGATCATAGAATCCTTTAAGAGAAACAACAAAGGAGCCGTCTTTGTGCTCGTTGGTTTGCTCCTTGTGCCTTTGCTACTGATGTTGGGCTTGGCTGTTGATACTTCTGTCGGTTTGGAACAAAAACGAAAACTCCAATCTGCTGTCGATGCAGCAGCAAGAGCAGGTTCCGCCAATGGTAATGCTGTACCCGCCACGGTTACAACAGAAGCTCAAAAAATGTTTACGGTTAATACAGCCAACATGTCAAACATCACAGGACCAACCATCAGCGTCGATACAACCAACAAAACAGTAACTGTGTCGGCTTCTATAGTTGTCGCCAACACGTTTATGGCTCTGGGCGGAATTCCTACCAGCACTTACAATGCTACTTCAACCGTTCCTTTAACAAACCCCAACCTTGCTGAAGTTGCAATCGTCTATGAAGTATCTGTCCGATTCAAAGGCAGTAGCTTTCACGCAAATATATGTAATGCCTTGATTAATTTTGTAAATAGCTTGCCCAACAATGTGATGGTGAGTATCACTCCGATCGCCGTCGAGTTTCTCTTGGATGCAAACACTTCCGTCTCGGCAAATCTTTTCAGTCACTTGAGCCCGACAGCCAATGACGAATTAGCAACACCGGCCTATTTTCCCTTAGGCCCAAGTTTAGCTTGGACACCTGCTAATTATAATTCGGTCTCAAATACATATTACGTAAGTAATACATTTGCTGACCTAACAAGCTATCCTTCGCCCGCCTTATGTCCAGGAGGATATCAATCCTGCTCACCGCGCATGTGGCCCCTTAAATGCCTACCTTCTACTGTAAACGTATCTTGTTCTCAGCTTTATAGTTACATCTCTAACACGGCTTATCCTGTCCTGCCTCTCACGGCAAACAAAACACTCGTTGTGAATTATTTGAATGGTCTAAAAGCCTTTGCAACAGGCGTGGACGGGTTTTTCCCCTCTCTTTTATCTTGGGGATGGCGCACAATTGACCCGAGCTGGAATGATTTTTGGAAAGTTAATGCCGATCCTTTGACCACAACACGTTCAATAGGTACCTATCCAAAACCTTATGGAGGCATGCAAAAAAGTATGATCCTTATTTTTAACAACACTCAGTATTGGAATGACTTTGTCCCCGATGCGGATGCGTACTACATTAACAAATGTGGTGATGCAACGGCCGTCGTGGGCGGTGTCAATCACTGGTGGATGACCGGTTATGGGATGGTTCCTGTTCCAACAGACTTGCTCAGTAACGTGGACGATATCACTTGTGAAAATCGTTGGTACAAAACCATGGACAAGGGTCTTGGCTTGAATTTATCAGACGCGACCAACTATCGGGGAACCGTCGATAAAGCGACCTTTCAACAACGAATTCTCGCTGAGGTAGGCGCAAAGTTTTTCCGTATCTGTAACAACATTAAGGCCAACAATATTGATGTGTATCTTCTATCGGCAAATAACACAGCAACGTTGGCTCCATGCTGTAATGTGGGTGCGAATGCGGTTACCATTGCAAATTCGAGTGCCAGCATTACGGCTGGGTTGAATGCAGTAAAGACTAAGATATTGGCCAAGATTCAATAGCTGTTTGACACAAACTCTGTTCTTCGCCACAATGGGGCAAATTTATAGGGTGAGATATGACAAGCGAACGAGAACTCCCAGAGCATATTGATTTATCAAAGAAAAGCGCTGGCTTAATTTCTAGCCACCATAAAATGTTGATTACCACAGCAACCTATGGTGCCGTTGCTGTTGCTACTCTTCTGATTGGCGCAAAATTCTTTGCCTGGATGCGAACCGATTCTTTAAGCCTTCAAGCCTCCCTGATCGATTCCCTCCTCGATATGGCCGCGTCTGTTATCAATTTGCTCGTCGTACGACAAGCCTTAAAACCCGCTGATGAAGAACACCGCTTTGGTCATGGAAAAGCAGAAGCGCTGGGGGGACTTGGTCAATCTGCCTTTATTGCAGGGTCTGCCGTGTGGTTGATCATTGATGCGGTCCACCGCCTCATCCATCCCCATCCACTTCAAGATGGGCAGATAGGCAGCCTCATCATGATTGTCGCCAGCATCCTGACGTTACTCCTCGTGCAATATCAACGGTATGTCGTAAAACGAACACGCTCTTTGGCCATCGCAGCTGATTCATTACACTATTTGGGTGATTTCTATACCAACATGGGTGTTTTGGTTTCGCTTAATGTCTCTGTGTTTTTCGGTTGGACGCGCCTCGATGCGCTCGTCGGTTCTGGAATAGCGATCTATATTTTATATAATTCTTGGACGATTGGACGTCGTTCTTTGGACGTGTTGATGGATCGAGAACTGCCCGATGAAGCTAGAGAAGAGATTACGAGAATTGCGTTAAGCAACCCCCACGTATGGGGCGTTCATGACTTGCGAACACGCACAGCCGGCTTACAAGACTTCATCCAAATGCACCTCGATATGGATGAGAAATTGTCTCTTCTTGAAGCCCATGATGTGGCCCACAATGTGGAAATAACCCTTCAAAAGGCATTCCCCCACGCCGAAGTCATTATACACCAAGACCCAATCCCTAATCGCGAGGCTGTTTCTTCATGAGAGAAGGAGCGCGTCTTCAAGCGGCCATTACCTTGCTTGATAAAATTTTGGCCTCCCCTGCTCCTGCGGACAGCGTGGTAACAGGATACTTTCGCCAATGTCGGTATATGGGCTCAACCGACCGCAGAGTGATCTCAGAAATCGTCTATCAGAGTTTACGTCGCTATGAGGAGTTGGCATGGTACTTACAAGGGGTCCCAGCAAAGAAGTCGGGTTGGCCACGATTGCTCATCCTCGCTTATGCCCATAAAATTCAGAACCTCACCGCGCCTCAAATCCAAGCTTTATGCCAACAAGAAGGGCAACGAAATACTTTTGATCCAGAGCCTTTATCCCCCCTTGAAATCATGCTCTTGGAAGAGATGAATCGCCTCAAACCAGGGACCATGCCACTCGAAGTTCGTTTGAACATCCCCGCCTGGGTTTTGCCCCACCTCAAAGCCACCTTTGGAGATCAACTTGAAGAAGCTGTGCACGCCTTGAATCAACCAGCCCCTTTGGATTTGCGGGTCAACACTCTTAAGGCTACCCGAGACGCTGTTTTAAAGACCCTTCTTGGCCAAGGATTTGAAGCAATACCAACGCCTTGGTCCCCCCTCGGGATAAGACTTAAAGAACGCCGTCCTCTCTCAGGCCATGAGTTATGGATTCGAGGAGATATTGAGGTCCAAGATGAAGGATCTCAGCTCCTGGCCCTTTTGGTCGAGGCCAAAAGTGGCATGGCTGTTGTTGATTTTTGTGCAGGCGCCGGTGGTAAAACATTGGCCATGGCCACAACCATGGAGAATCGGGGGCGTATTGTTGCAACTGATGTGGCCCTATGGCGCTTAGAGAGATCCCGCGAGCGTTTGAAGCGTGCAGGCGTTAACAACGTCGAGTTTCGAAACCTCGAAGATGATGCAACCGTTAAGTGGCTGAAGCGCCAGGCCGGGCGATTCGATCGCGTCCTTGTGGATGCCCCGTGCTCTGGAAGTGGTACTTGGCGCCGCAATCCTGACCTGAAGCGCCGATTTAATGAACAAGACTTAAAAGAACTTGTGGTCAAACAGCAGCAAATATTGACGCGTGCAGCCCCGCTTGTGAAAGAGGGGGGGCGTCTCGTCTATGCGACTTGTTCGTTGTTTAGCGAAGAAAATACAGCCCAAGTTCAGCAATTTTTGAACACCCATCCAGAATTTCAGATCCTTCCTATTGGAGAAATTTGGACCTGCGTCTTTGGAACACCTTGTCCTATGGAAGGGGAAACCCTCCAGCTCACACCCCACACCCATGCCGTTGATGGATTCTTTATTGCTGTGATGGAGCGGGCGAAGAAGGCTGTTTAGATAATTGAGATAGAATAAACAATATTCCATACCAATAAAGTTTTAGACACCCAATACTCCCCCAATTTTAGAGTCGACAACCTATTGTTTTTGTTACACAATAATACCATAAACATATTCGTAAAGGAGAGTATAATGATGGTTGTTGTCAGAGATCAATTCGTAAGATATGGGGTGTCATTTGGAACAGCGTTGGCGATTGCCATCTCATTTGTTCAAAATCATTCCGTGTTGTGGGCCATCATCCATGGCATCTTTGGATGGCTTTATGTAGCTTATTATCTCTTCAAGACGAGTTAAGTCACTCTACACTTCGTCCATTATAATGATCATTAAACCCTGTAGTGACCATTATATAGGACGATCTTTCCGCAACAAATACATGGTTGCATCATTTTCATAGCCCGAAATGGTGAACACGTGTGAATAGCCGAGGTCTTCATAGAATTCACGGGCTTCCCAATCCATGGTGGTTACTGTAATCATCCGACACTCTTGCTCATGACCAAAATCCTCAGCGGCTTTCACCAACTTTTTGCCCCAGCCAAGCCCTCGATGGGCCTCTTCAATAAACAACTGATCGATATAAAGACACCCATAATAACAGAAGCCATTGATGCCACCAACGGTCTTGCCGTGCTCGTCCTTCAAGAAAAAGCAAAAGGATTTATTGGGACGCATGCCCCTTTTCTTCTTCGCTTCTTCATAAATGCCGCGTGTCAGGTACACGATATCTTCAGGGGAGGGGTTTTGAGAAGCTTCGATGACAAGAGTCAGGGAAGCTTCTTTAAGTTCATTTCCAGACATGAGGAATTAAGCCTAGTCCACTTCATCTTTCAAACGGACATAACTGACAACCTTCGACACGCCAGTCGTATTGCGTGCATGGTCGACAACCCGATCAAGCTCTTCCTGGTCTTGGGCAATACCCATGAGATAAACTTGGCCGCTCACAGTTTTAATAGTATAATTGCGGGATTGAACCTCGCCATCAAACACCAAGGTACTCTTTAGCTGAGTTGTGATCCAAGTATCCTTTGTATAGGTCCCAAGGGAAGCGCCTTCTGATCGGCCAATATTATCGATCACTCGCTTTACGCCTTGTTGTTCCCAGGAAATTCTGACCGCATCCAAGTGCATTTGCTCGTTGGGAACGGCACCTGTCAGCATCACTTCCCCATTTTGAACGTTAACGTCCACGAGGCGATGTAGATCAGGATCTTGTTGATAGAGACTCAACTTAATCCCTGATGATATTTTCGTATCGCTCCAGGCACCTGAGAGCCCCTTTTCTTGCACGGCTGCCGTCCCAACCGCGGCCCCACCACCGATAACGGCAGGAACGCAGGCAGACAACGTAACGGAACAAGTAACAATTCCCGTCAATATAAGTGCTTTTTGAATATTCATCTTAATTCCCTTTCTTCTTGTTTACTTATGAGTCGACAATCCAAGCGCTTACAATATGCTTAGGTAATTTATACGGGATAAGATAAACCGCGTCAAAGCGAATATTTTGAGGCACCCACCTCAAATTCCGCAAATATAAGGACAAAGCCATTTCAATGCGCTTGCGTTGTTTTGGGGTAATGGCCTCGCCCGCATTGAGGTAGGTGGACCTATGTTTTACCTCAACCGCGACAAGCGTCCACCCCCGGGCAGCAATAAGATCAATCTCCCCAACTGGGGTTTTGAACCTCTTTTTAAGTATACGATACCCCTTGAAGCGCAGCATCCAAGCGGCCAAGAATTC from Alphaproteobacteria bacterium encodes:
- a CDS encoding RsmB/NOP family class I SAM-dependent RNA methyltransferase — its product is MREGARLQAAITLLDKILASPAPADSVVTGYFRQCRYMGSTDRRVISEIVYQSLRRYEELAWYLQGVPAKKSGWPRLLILAYAHKIQNLTAPQIQALCQQEGQRNTFDPEPLSPLEIMLLEEMNRLKPGTMPLEVRLNIPAWVLPHLKATFGDQLEEAVHALNQPAPLDLRVNTLKATRDAVLKTLLGQGFEAIPTPWSPLGIRLKERRPLSGHELWIRGDIEVQDEGSQLLALLVEAKSGMAVVDFCAGAGGKTLAMATTMENRGRIVATDVALWRLERSRERLKRAGVNNVEFRNLEDDATVKWLKRQAGRFDRVLVDAPCSGSGTWRRNPDLKRRFNEQDLKELVVKQQQILTRAAPLVKEGGRLVYATCSLFSEENTAQVQQFLNTHPEFQILPIGEIWTCVFGTPCPMEGETLQLTPHTHAVDGFFIAVMERAKKAV
- a CDS encoding YraN family protein; translation: MIRWLKTYHEQGHLAEFLAAWMLRFKGYRILKKRFKTPVGEIDLIAARGWTLVAVEVKHRSTYLNAGEAITPKQRKRIEMALSLYLRNLRWVPQNIRFDAVYLIPYKLPKHIVSAWIVDS
- a CDS encoding BON domain-containing protein, with product MNIQKALILTGIVTCSVTLSACVPAVIGGGAAVGTAAVQEKGLSGAWSDTKISSGIKLSLYQQDPDLHRLVDVNVQNGEVMLTGAVPNEQMHLDAVRISWEQQGVKRVIDNIGRSEGASLGTYTKDTWITTQLKSTLVFDGEVQSRNYTIKTVSGQVYLMGIAQDQEELDRVVDHARNTTGVSKVVSYVRLKDEVD
- a CDS encoding cation diffusion facilitator family transporter gives rise to the protein MTSERELPEHIDLSKKSAGLISSHHKMLITTATYGAVAVATLLIGAKFFAWMRTDSLSLQASLIDSLLDMAASVINLLVVRQALKPADEEHRFGHGKAEALGGLGQSAFIAGSAVWLIIDAVHRLIHPHPLQDGQIGSLIMIVASILTLLLVQYQRYVVKRTRSLAIAADSLHYLGDFYTNMGVLVSLNVSVFFGWTRLDALVGSGIAIYILYNSWTIGRRSLDVLMDRELPDEAREEITRIALSNPHVWGVHDLRTRTAGLQDFIQMHLDMDEKLSLLEAHDVAHNVEITLQKAFPHAEVIIHQDPIPNREAVSS
- a CDS encoding GNAT family N-acetyltransferase, which produces MSGNELKEASLTLVIEASQNPSPEDIVYLTRGIYEEAKKKRGMRPNKSFCFFLKDEHGKTVGGINGFCYYGCLYIDQLFIEEAHRGLGWGKKLVKAAEDFGHEQECRMITVTTMDWEAREFYEDLGYSHVFTISGYENDATMYLLRKDRPI